ATTCTGGACTACAAACTAGAAATGGGGAGTGCGATTGCAGATACTCATACACTACATAATTTGGAGATATTATTAATTAAAATATTTGATTAGTCACTTAAAGAAACGTTGGTTGGCGAATGCTGTATATCATAGAAAGAAGTCATTTCATGATTTATGTGACATTTTAATACATGTTTTGTCATCTTATTCATAGTAAAACAATTTCAACTATCCCAACATTTTCCAGTAACAACAAATAGGAAGAGATCGAGAGTCTAAACAGTTCAAGACAATTTAATCATCTCGGTTGTCTTTCTTCACATAGTTCTTGGAACGGAAGTTGAAGAAGAGAGCCAAGAGCGAAGCATTAAATGCAGCTGTAAAATAACTTCCCCAAATCCCGGAGCAACCCGACCCGAAATAATGCTGTGACAACATCAAAGCTAATATTCCGAAGCCGAAAACAAACTGTACAAGCTGAAAATCCGTCACCAGCCTCTTCCACCTTGGCCTACATCCTACGGCACACAGGAAGTAGTAACCGTACATAATAACATGAACCGTCGAATTCGTCACGACTCCGACGGGAAACATGGACTGGCGGGTTCGAAGCCAGACGAAGCACAGGTTCAATACAGTCACATGATGGTACACGTGAAGGAACGAGAGTCGCCTGAATGATTTGCCAAGTATGATGAGGAGTGTGTCTCCAAACTCAAGGATCTTCGAGAGGTAGAAAACTTGAGCCCAGAAAAAGAGTGGCCCGCTGGGCTTCATGTCCACAGGAAAACAAATCGCGTTGAAGAAACGTGTCGTAGGGTCTGAGGTTATGGAGAGAGTGCAACCGACAGCCATGATTGGTTTGAGAATGCGGGGACCGAGTGAGGGGAGTGAAACCATGGCATGTCGGAGGAGGAATGTGGCGAAGAGGTAAGCGGAGACTACAACGGAGACGAAGAAGACGGCGGAGCCAAAGGTTTCACCTTCGGTCCACGTAAAGTTGGAAATCTTGGGGTGGTTCACGAGCCAGTAGGTTAGGGTGGAGTGAACCACCGATGCCATTCTCTCACGAAGTTTGTAAGGATTGAAGTTTGAGAATATGGTAAATAGAGAGAGGCCGCACATCTATCCATCTGTATAATTAAAACTCAAGTACAGTTTGAAAACATGGATATGAGAAATATAGAAAAAAAATATAATATTGTTTGGAAATATGGATATCAGTAAATTAAGAAAAAAATCTATTTTATTAAAGTAGAATTATCTTTGAAAATGTATGCAAACATGGATACAATATAAAAAACAATATAATATTGTTTATAAATAAATATACAGTCTATTAAGAAAAACAATTAATGGGTTTATGTTATTAAAAAAAATTAGAAATCCATTATATTATGAAAAACTATATATCTAGAACAACTTTAAAATATACGAAAATTGCCTAATAAGTAACCTACAAACAGATTTTGTCTAAAATAATCATAAAACAAAATTTAAACTTTATACACATATTTCAAAACATTTATATTATTAAAACAAAAGTAATTTTTCTTTGGTTGGAAACATGTATAATAGTATAAATGATAATTATTTGGAAACATAAATAGCATATAAAAAAGAAGTATAGTGTCATTTCAATAACTTTTATTAATATAATTACATTAATTGTCTTTTCATATTTCACTCAGTTTACCAATTTCATTAATTTTTTTACTTTAACAATACATCACATCATTAATTATATAATAATAATAATAATAGTACATATTTTTATTTATTAGTTAATCAACATTAACTTTGTGCTAATTATAAAATAAAAAAATGTAAAATATTGGGTTTTGCATATGGTTAAACGTTTGGTTTAGTTTGTTTTACTAATTTTATTTTTATTTTAGTTTCAATCGGTGGAAAATCACGTAGCCAAAAACATAATTCAAAGACATGTTTTTGTGAATAAAATAATAACTTAAATCAAAATAATAAAAATATATTACATTTATTGTCACTTAATTTTTATCTCTATATGATTATTTTACTAAATAAAAAATTCTCTGTATTTCACTTAATTTACCTAAACACATAGAAATAGTCTTTTTTTATTAGTTTATAAAATCCGTTAGGTATGAATATTGACTATCCATTTAGGTATATATCATTCTTTTCCGGTTTCATTTTTTTAATTAGGCTCCGCTTGAATATTATAAATCTATGTGTGGGTTTTGAGTTGAGTCCTTCCGAGTCTCGATGAGTTCGTTTCTGATGTATAGGAAACTAAAAATATCTAAATAACAAATTTATCTGAAACTGGTTCGGATATTTGTATCAAAAATGACCATATTACATGATTCGGTCTAGGTCTTTTGAATACAACTAGTTATATTACGACTAATCTAAAATATATAACACTAATTATGGAAAACAAATATCAATGTGTAAAAATGTAGGAACCAATACTCGTGCGGGTCAATCTCTAGTGTATATTTTAAAATAAAATTTTGTTAACTTTTAGATTTTATTACTTAGTTACAATTTAATTTTAGTTTTTGATTTAATTATATGTAAAAATTAAAATAAAATATATATTTTTATTTAAAATTATATTTTATAATATATATGTATGTATTTAATATTATAATCTTTAAAAGATTTTTCTTCTATTTATTTTGGTTAAATCAAATTCTATAAAATTAAGATAATTTTTAGGTATATAATTATCAAAACGTAACATAATATTTGTAAAATTTGTAGATATTAAAAAGAGACTACTGGTATTGAGATTATAATCTATAACTAGAGCTTTACCTGTGCGACCGCGCGGGTGTATTATAAATAATTTTATAAATCAACTTTACAATATTCCAGTATGTTAAATAAGTAACATGTAATTATATAATTATATAATTATGTATAATATAAATAGTTTTTAACTTAGATGTACCATGTACATGATATTGTTTCCAGAGTATTTGCTTATAAAACCTACCATTTAGTTGATTTTTGTATATTAGTACATCTATATCTTTAAATACACATGTTTCTTAGATAATGCATTTCTTCTATTATATGAACTACAATATGCTTTAATGTCAAACTTATTTTATCACCCGCGTGACTGTGCAGGTGTATTATAAATAATTTTATAAATCAACTTTACAATATTTCAGTATGTTGAATAAGTAACATGTAATTATATAATTTTATAATTATGTACAATATAAATAGTTTTTAACTTAGATGTACTATGTACATGATATTGTTTCCAGTATATTTGCTTATAAAACCTACCATTTAGTTGATTTTGTATATTAGTACATCTATATTTTTAAATACACATGTTTCTTAGATAATGCATTTCTCCTATTATATGGATTACAATATGCTTTAATGTCAAACTTATTATATCACTCGCAACATTTACCAAAAAAACTTAAAAATACATATCCAACTTATTATTGACAATGTTTTGTATAATAAATATATTCATTAAATTATGAAATAAAAATTATTTATTATATTTTTATAACTAAATAAGTTTTCTGAATTATATGTCTATAAAAATTAGTTTCTGTAAATTATTTTATAGTTTTATAGATTCTTTTTAATTTAATCATTTTATGTTTTTTTTTATATTTTGTTGTAGATATTATTTTGAACATATTATTGTAATATAACTATTTTACATTATTTGAATGTAATATATAGTGAAAATTTATTTTAATATATATATATACATATTAGTAAATTGTTATATGTATTTAAATGATATTTGACAACCAATTTTAACTACTGATATAATCCTGACATAATCCGGTTGTATATTCAAATGGTTAGAACTTAGAAGAAGTAGAGTCACTCGTTGTTAAAATATAAATAGTTTCTAACTTAGATGTACTATGTACATATTATTTTGAACATATTATTGTAATATAACTATTTTACATTATTTGAATGTAATATATAGTGAAAATTTATTTTAATATATATATATACATATTAGTAAATTGTTATATGTATTTAAATGATATTTGACAACCAATTTTAACTACTGATATAATCCTGACATAATCCGGTTGTATATTCAAATGGTTAGAACTTAGAAGAAGTAGAGTCACTCGTTAGCTCAATGTTGCACCTATCTACATTTTCTACAACCACAAACTGAAACTTGTTAAGAAAAAGAGCAGAGTTTTGTTTATAATCTTTTTATAATTTTTGGTACACCCTACCGTTACTCGTTATGTATTTTGGAACATGAAAGATAGCATATATTCAATTTGTATGAATACTATGTAGAATAATATATTTTGTGTGTGTACGTAAAATAAAATAATTTCTCTGATACTGAATTTTTGAACTCATGGGTACGTTCACGAATTATTCTCATATTATATTTATATATGATGTAATTTTATTTTTATATTTTTCTGTGAGGATAAATAAAAGTTGTTATATGGGTTGGTAACTGAATAATGGGCTTGATTCATTAGTTGATTACGTAAGTCCCTATTTTTAAGCGATACTTGTTTTTTTTAAAATGGATTGGTAACTAAATAATGCAATATATTTGTACCAAAAAAGATTAGCATTGTTATAATAATTTTTAAAAAATTAAGAGATGGTCCAAATAAGAAAAATCACACATGAACAAAGTCATGACTTCTATTTTAATAGATAAGATTTATTAAAAAATTGCATAAATTTTAATATATGTTTTGTCATCTTATTCATAGTAAAACAATTTCACCTATCCCAACATTTTCCAGTACCAACAAATAGGAAGAGATCGAGAGTCTAAACAGTTCAAGACAATTAGATCATGTCGGTTGTCTTCTTCACATAGTTCTTGGAACGGAAGTTGAAGAAGAGAGCCATGAGCGAAGCTGTAAACGCAGCTGTAAAATAAATCCCCCAAATCCCGGAGCAACCCGACCCGAAATAATGCTCTGAAAGCATGAAAGCTAATGTTCCGAAGCCGAAAACAAACTGCACAAGCTGAAAATCCGTCACCAGCCTCTTCCACCTTGGCCTACATCCTACGGCACACAGGAAGTAGTAACCGTACATAATGACATGAACCGTCGAATTCGTCAGGACTCCGAGGGGAAACATGGACTGGCGGGTTCGGAGCCAGATGAAACACATGAACAGCACAGTCGCATGATGGTACACGTGAAGGAACGAGAGTCGCCTGAATGATTTGCCGAGTATGATGAGGAGTGTGTCTCCAAACTCGAGGATCTTCGAGAGGTAGAAGACTTGAGCCCAGAAGAATAACGGTCCTTTGGGTTTCACGTCAACTGGGAAACAGATCGCATGGAAGAAACGTGGGGTTGGGTCTGAGGTTATGGAGAGAGTGCAACCAACAGCCATTATTAGGGAGAGAAGGCAAAGGATGAGGCTGTGGACGGCTGTGATTGGTTTGAGAATACGGGGACCGAGTGAGGGGAGTGAAACCATGGCATGTCGGAGGAGGAATGTGGCGGAGAGGTAAGCGGAGACTACAACGGAGACGAAGAAGACGGTGGAGCCAAAGGTTTCACCTTCGGTCCACGTAAAGTTGGAAATTTTGGGGTGGTTCACGAGCCAGTAGGTTAGGGTGGAGTGAACCACCGATGTCATTCTCTCACGAAATTTGTAAGGATTGAAGTTTGAGGATATGGTAAATAGAGAGAGGCCACACATTTATATTACTAAAATTGAAATATTTTGGAAACATGAATATCGGTATAAAAAGAATATAATATTGTTTGAAAATATGAATAGCGGTATATTAAAAAAAATAATATCTTATATATTAAAACAGAAGTCACAACCTTGATTTATGTGTGATTTTTTTTAAAAAATGGACTCCCATTAGAAATCAGTTATCATTCATTACTAATAACATGATTTAATAATATATCAGAACCAATATAACCATAACTCCTACACAACTGGAATGGTAAACATGACCAATTTTTAATCATTATTAAATGTAAAATCAATTTATAGATAGCCAGAATGTAAACCATTATCAAACCAGTCTGTGGACCAATACATTATCCTATTGTTATTATTCTGAACATGCAATATAAATCAAATTTCGACTAACCCCTTAGACTAACGACGAACACTATACCAAATGGGTTTAATTAATCACCATATGTATATTGCGTTTATAAAACAAATTATATACACCAAATCTGAATTACAGACTAACTAATTGCGCCGTAATATAGGTACAATATATTATAGTGTTAAAAATTTGATGTTTTTTAAAAGTATCCCAAATTTTTTTATCTATTACTAATTTGATTTAGTTTTTAAACAGTATTTCCAATTTGATTTAAATTTTATATATATTTCAAATTTAGAAATAAAAAATATGTAAAATAGTACTGTTACGTAATTATGTTTTCAAAACAAAATTTGTTACAAGAATACAAAATTTGAATTTTTTTATAATAATAATATCATAAATCACATAAACAGAAGTATAATAGAGTTACATAATACATAATACTAAACTATATTAATTTATTGATAAATTTTGTTTTATAAACTAAAATGATTTAGTATATAAAATAAAATTCGCACGGTTGTGCGGATCGAGATCTAGTTTATATTATTAAAATTGAAGTATGTTTTGGTACTGTTTGGAAACACGTATATCATAAAAATATATATAATGTTGTTTGGAAATATGGATAAAATTATATTAAGAAAAAAATATATCTTATTAAAGTAGAAGTACTTTTGAAAATGTATGGAAACATGGATGCAATATAAAAAATAATATAATATTGTTTAGAAATATATATACTAGTATATTTAAGAAAAAAATTAATGGGCTTATATTATTAAAAAAATTAGATATCCAGTATATTATGAGAAACTATATATCTCGGCCAGCTTTACGAAAATGATCCAATCAATAACCTAAAAACAACTTTTGTCTAGAAAATTAGAAGTATATTTAAGACCGTTTGAAAACATGAATAGGAGTAAAAAAAATGAATATAATGTTGTTTGGAAACATGAATAGCAGTATATTAAGAAAAAAAAAGGCTTAAGAATTGGAAATCCATTATATAATGAGAAACTATACTATCTGGGCCAGCTTTAAAATATAGTAAAATGGCCCAATCAATTATCTTTTTTTTTTTTTTTGGATTTTTAACGTTAAAACCCTCAACTATATTTGTTTTGGATAAAAACCCTCAAACTAAGTATTTAACGTAAAAGCCCCCAAACTAACTTTATTTAATGAAGTAAACCTTAACAAGTCATAATTACCAATACTACCGGTAAATCTTTAGTTTAGGATTTTCTACATTAAGTAAACATAGTTGAGGGGTTTTACCATTAAAAATCAAAAAAAATCAAAATTTTATAATATTATCTAAAAATTAGTAACTTAAANNNNNNNNNNNNNNNNNNNNNNNNNNNNNNNNNNNNNNNNNNNN
This sequence is a window from Brassica oleracea var. oleracea cultivar TO1000 chromosome C1, BOL, whole genome shotgun sequence. Protein-coding genes within it:
- the LOC106296251 gene encoding elongation of fatty acids protein 3-like produces the protein MTSVVHSTLTYWLVNHPKISNFTWTEGETFGSTVFFVSVVVSAYLSATFLLRHAMVSLPSLGPRILKPITAVHSLILCLLSLIMAVGCTLSITSDPTPRFFHAICFPVDVKPKGPLFFWAQVFYLSKILEFGDTLLIILGKSFRRLSFLHVYHHATVLFMCFIWLRTRQSMFPLGVLTNSTVHVIMYGYYFLCAVGCRPRWKRLVTDFQLVQFVFGFGTLAFMLSEHYFGSGCSGIWGIYFTAAFTASLMALFFNFRSKNYVKKTTDMI
- the LOC106301428 gene encoding elongation of fatty acids protein 3-like, producing the protein MASVVHSTLTYWLVNHPKISNFTWTEGETFGSAVFFVSVVVSAYLFATFLLRHAMVSLPSLGPRILKPIMAVGCTLSITSDPTTRFFNAICFPVDMKPSGPLFFWAQVFYLSKILEFGDTLLIILGKSFRRLSFLHVYHHVTVLNLCFVWLRTRQSMFPVGVVTNSTVHVIMYGYYFLCAVGCRPRWKRLVTDFQLVQFVFGFGILALMLSQHYFGSGCSGIWGSYFTAAFNASLLALFFNFRSKNYVKKDNRDD